Part of the Cloacibacterium caeni genome is shown below.
TTCATCCGGGGAAAAATTATAAAAGTTTTTTCATGAACTACAATAATGTTAAACAATTTCCTTATACAATAGTAGATAAAATTTTTAAAAAAATTGGACATAATAAACTTACTGATTATAAAAGATTAAGCGCAAATTATGACGGGCTTCTTTTTTTAGGAGGTGGAATATTTAGAGAGGAATCATATTGGAAAAGCGTTTTTGAATATCGTAAGGGGATAATCAATGCTTTTAAATCAAAAAATAAACCAGTATGGTTCATGGGTTGTAATTTTGGCCCCTACAATTCAGATGAATTCTATAATCAATACGAAAGATTGTTTTCAGGAATAGACTCTATAAATTTTAGAGACAAAAAATCTTTTGAATTGTTTACAAGTTTAAGTAATGCAGGCTGTTATCCTGATATTTTGTGGGATTATACCATCCCATCTGTTGAAAAAAAAGAGGATTATTTAGGTATATCTGTAATTAATCCAAAACATAAAGAAGGCTATTCAGAATTTCATGATGAATATATTGAATCGCATGTTAGGATGATATTAAAGTTTAAAAAACAAAACTTTAAAATTCGCCTTTTTTCATTTTGTAAAAGTGAAGGCGATTTAAAGATTTGTAAAGAAATTCAGAAACAAATAAAAGATGTAGAGATAGTAGATTATCAGGGAAATATAAAAGACTTTTTAAAATGTTTTGGGGAGTGTTCTTATTTTATTGCTGCCAGATTTCATGCTAACATATTAGCAATCAAATATAATATGCAGTTAATACCAATAATCTACAGTGATAAAACGGAGAATCTTTTAGATGATCTAGAGTATGATTTAAAAAAAATAAGATTGGATAATATTAGTGAATTATATGAGACTCCTTTTGTGTGTTTTGATAAATCAAAAATAGATACTTTAATATTGGATTCAAAAAAACATTTAACCTTAAATATTTAATGCAGATCACCATTCATAAATCTAACCAGCTTAAAGCCATTGCCATTTTGATGATGCTGTGTTTGCATTTATTCAACAGAGATTATAATGGTCTTTTTACTCCATTATTTTTTGTTGGGAAGCAGCCGCTTACTTATTACGTATCTTTGTTTAGTGATGCGTGTGTTCCGATTTTTGCATTTATAAGTGGTTTTGGGCTGTATTATAAGTACAAACAGGATAAAGAATTTTATGGATTAAGTATTAAGCACAGAATAAAAAAAATATACATCAATTATTGGATTATCGTTGTTTTATTTGCAGTTGTGTTGGGCTGGGTATTGGGAAAAGAGGGGTACCCAGGTTCTTTTCTAAAGTTTATACTTAATTTTTTGGCATTAGATAATTCTTATAATGGGGCTTGGTGGTTTTTAACCATTTATTTGTTATTTGTAATAAGCAGTCGGTTTTGGTTTTCTTTATTGGATAGACTGAATCCCATTTTTTATGTAGGGATTCTACTTGTTTTATATTGTATTGCTTTTTATTTTAGAATATATAAAACCAATGTTTTTGATTATGCCATCTTACAATGGTTACACCGTTATATGGCTTTATATTTTTGTACCCTTTTTCAATTTATGTTAGGTGCCATGGCATTGGAATATCAGTGGGCTGAAAAAATAAGGCCTCTGTTTCATAAAATTCATTTCAATAACTTTTTGGGATTGGGACTTATTATTTTGTTGATTGTATTTCATGGAATTATCCCCAATTTTATAATAGCTCCTTTTACGGGATTAGCTTTTATTTTAATTTATGTTTATTTAAAAACACCTATAATAGTAGATAGATTTTTAGCTTTTTTAAATCCTCATTCTACTAATATGTGGCTGATTCACATGTTTTTTTATTTGATTTACTTTCCAAAGTTAATTTACGGGTTTAAATATCCAATTCTTATTTTTTCAGTTTTGGTGAGTATGTGTATATTTAG
Proteins encoded:
- a CDS encoding acyltransferase family protein, whose amino-acid sequence is MQITIHKSNQLKAIAILMMLCLHLFNRDYNGLFTPLFFVGKQPLTYYVSLFSDACVPIFAFISGFGLYYKYKQDKEFYGLSIKHRIKKIYINYWIIVVLFAVVLGWVLGKEGYPGSFLKFILNFLALDNSYNGAWWFLTIYLLFVISSRFWFSLLDRLNPIFYVGILLVLYCIAFYFRIYKTNVFDYAILQWLHRYMALYFCTLFQFMLGAMALEYQWAEKIRPLFHKIHFNNFLGLGLIILLIVFHGIIPNFIIAPFTGLAFILIYVYLKTPIIVDRFLAFLNPHSTNMWLIHMFFYLIYFPKLIYGFKYPILIFSVLVSMCIFSSYIVNIIQNKIHKWL
- a CDS encoding polysaccharide pyruvyl transferase family protein, encoding MRKKILVDIYLANNLGDDMFLDYLAIKYPEFDFVPFHPGKNYKSFFMNYNNVKQFPYTIVDKIFKKIGHNKLTDYKRLSANYDGLLFLGGGIFREESYWKSVFEYRKGIINAFKSKNKPVWFMGCNFGPYNSDEFYNQYERLFSGIDSINFRDKKSFELFTSLSNAGCYPDILWDYTIPSVEKKEDYLGISVINPKHKEGYSEFHDEYIESHVRMILKFKKQNFKIRLFSFCKSEGDLKICKEIQKQIKDVEIVDYQGNIKDFLKCFGECSYFIAARFHANILAIKYNMQLIPIIYSDKTENLLDDLEYDLKKIRLDNISELYETPFVCFDKSKIDTLILDSKKHLTLNI